A single genomic interval of Spirosoma taeanense harbors:
- a CDS encoding DUF721 domain-containing protein: protein MSHTPYRYNRENATRVAGITTVKDAIGQLLKHYQLQTRFNETYLEAFWGRMMGPAIASRTSRLYVRDRKLHIEIASAPLRNELVNAKQKLIQLVNKDMGTDVIDDVVFI, encoded by the coding sequence ATGAGCCACACGCCCTACCGTTACAACCGGGAAAATGCTACACGCGTAGCCGGTATAACGACCGTTAAAGACGCCATCGGCCAATTGCTGAAGCATTATCAGCTCCAGACGCGTTTCAACGAAACCTATCTTGAAGCGTTTTGGGGTCGCATGATGGGACCCGCTATTGCTTCCCGTACCAGTCGCCTTTACGTGCGCGATCGCAAACTGCACATTGAGATTGCATCGGCGCCCCTCCGCAACGAACTGGTGAATGCCAAACAGAAGCTCATTCAGTTGGTCAACAAAGATATGGGCACCGACGTCATCGACGACGTGGTGTTTATTTAA